The following are encoded in a window of Phragmites australis chromosome 22, lpPhrAust1.1, whole genome shotgun sequence genomic DNA:
- the LOC133904615 gene encoding BURP domain-containing protein 13-like: protein MPKVIAELIQKGIENPNHIGDQMTRYNNILFSRLEYGNSPSWQATWRECLVMPGHMAVAVKWGDRADHVWAAASALPRQECVVSAVSPLDGDRHVACHDEPYPYAVFQCHMTGRSSTKAYMITLSGRSPAVTMAALCHRDTSNWNPAHPAFEMLCHFMPYANLVFGEKTGFPY, encoded by the exons ATGCCGAAGGTCATCGCAGAACTCATCCAGAAAGGTATAGAGAATCCTAATCACATTGGTGATCAAATGACTCGTTACAAC AATATACTCTTCTCGAGACTTGAATACGGGAATAGCCCATCGTGGCAGGCCACGTGGCGTGAATGTCTGGTCATGCCAGGCCACATGGCGGTCGCCGTCAAGTGGGGTGACCGCGCTGACCAC GTGTGGGCGGCCGCGTCGGCGCTGCCCCGGCAGGAGTGCGTGGTCAGCGCGGTCTCCCCACTCGACGGCGACCGACACGTGGCCTGCCACGACGAGCCGTACCCGTATGCCGTTTTCCAGTGCCACATGACGGGGCGCTCGTCGACCAAGGCGTACATGATCACGCTTAGTGGACGCAGCCCGGCGGTCACCATGGCGGCGCTCTGCCACCGCGACACCTCCAACTGGAATCCGGCGCACCCGGCCTTCGAGATGCTGTGCCACTTCATGCCGTACGCCAATCTGGTGTTCGGCGAGAAGACGGGCTTCCCTTATTAG
- the LOC133904387 gene encoding protein RAFTIN 1A-like has translation MHSSALLLIVVAASIAEGRGLPAAGTPAAQFWEEALPGTLMPRVIAELVQKGIDSSPLKERYAAPHFSACGKPSSSEEAEAATGIFFHEAQAREGSVMTVSLPPAAVPAFLPRDVAEKVPFANLTDVLATFNIAQGSTEATKAGQTLCGCRAAPLAGEQKACATSLEGTVRAATRMLGTTASGRVWVAASEVPRDGLPRQAYVVSAVAALDGDRHVGCHDEPFPYAVFHCHTAQSSTRAYEITLSSLRGRGPAVAMVALCHRDTSNWNPAHPAFEMLGTQPGGAPVCHFMPYANLVFSVKA, from the exons ATGCATTCGTCCGCGCTTCTTCTAATCGTCGTGGCCGCCAGCATCGCCGAGGGGCGTggcctccccgccgccggcACTCCGGCGGCGCAGTTCTGGGAGGAGGCCCTCCCGGGAACCCTGATGCCAAGGGTCATCGCGGAACTCGTCCAGAAAG GCATTGACAGCTCGCCACTCAAGGAGCGCTACGCTGCCCCCCACTTCTC CGCCTGCGGCAAGCCGTCGTCGAGCGAGGAGGCCGAAGCGGCGACGGGGATCTTCTTCCACGAGGCACAAGCGCGTGAGGGCAGCGTCATGACGGTGTCCCTCCCGCCCGCCGCGGTGCCGGCATTCCTCCCGCGCGACGTCGCCGAGAAGGTCCCCTTCGCCAACCTCACTGACGTCCTCGCCACGTTCAACATCGCACAGGGATCCACCGAGGCGACAAAGGCGGGACAGACCCTGTGCGGGTGCCGGGCGGCGCCGCTCGCCGGTGAGCAGAAGGCCTGCGCCACGTCCCTGGAGGGCACCGTGCGGGCCGCCACGCGCATGCTGGGAACCACCGCCAGCGGCCGAGTTTGGGTGGCCGCGTCGGAGGTGCCCCGGGACGGCCTGCCGCGACAAGCGTACGTAGTCAGTGCGGTTGCAGCGCTCGACGGCGACCGTCACGTGGGTTGCCACGACGAGCCATTCCCCTACGCCGTCTTCCATTGCCACACGGCACAATCATCGACCAGGGCGTATGAGATCACGCTCAGCAGCCTCCGTGGAAGGGGCCCGGCGGTCGCCATGGTGGCGCTGTGCCACCGTGACACCTCCAACTGGAACCCGGCCCACCCGGCCTTCGAGATGCTGGGCACCCAGCCCGGCGGCGCGCCGGTGTGCCACTTCATGCCGTACGCCAACCTGGTGTTCAGCgtgaaggcctag
- the LOC133904395 gene encoding protein RAFTIN 1B-like, with amino-acid sequence MHSSALLLIVVAAGIAEGRGLPAAGTPAAQFWEEALPGTPMPRVIAELVQKGIDNSPLNERYAAPHFSACGKPSSSEEAEAATGIFFHEAQAREGSVMTVSLPPAAVPAFLPRDVAEKVPFANLTGVLATFNIAPGSTEATKAGQTLCGCRAAPLAGEHKACATSLEGTVWAATRMLGTTASGRVWVAASEVPRDGLPRQAYVVSAVAALHGDRHVGCHDEPFPYAVFHCHTAQSSTRAYEITLSSLRGRGPAVSMVALCHRDTSNWNPAHPAFEMLGTQPGGAPVCHFMPYANLVFGVKA; translated from the exons ATGCATTCGTCCGCGCTTCTTCTAATCGTCGTGGCCGCTGGCATTGCCGAGGGGCGTggcctccccgccgccggcACTCCGGCGGCGCAGTTCTGGGAGGAGGCCCTCCCAGGAACCCCGATGCCAAGGGTCATCGCGGAACTCGTCCAGAAAG GCATTGACAACTCGCCACTCAATGAGCGCTACGCTGCCCCCCACTTCTC CGCCTGCGGCAAGCCGTCGTCGAGCGAGGAGGCCGAAGCGGCGACGGGGATCTTCTTCCACGAGGCACAAGCGCGTGAGGGCAGCGTCATGACGGTGTCCCTCCCGCCCGCCGCGGTGCCGGCATTCCTCCCGCGCGACGTCGCCGAGAAGGTCCCCTTCGCCAACCTCACTGGCGTCCTCGCCACGTTCAACATCGCACCGGGATCCACCGAGGCGACAAAGGCGGGACAGACCCTGTGCGGGTGCCGGGCGGCGCCGCTCGCCGGTGAGCACAAGGCCTGCGCCACGTCCCTGGAGGGCACCGTGTGGGCCGCCACGCGCATGCTGGGAACCACCGCCAGCGGCCGAGTTTGGGTGGCCGCGTCGGAGGTGCCCCGGGACGGCCTGCCGCGACAGGCGTACGTAGTCAGTGCGGTTGCAGCGCTCCACGGCGACCGTCACGTGGGTTGCCACGACGAGCCATTCCCCTACGCCGTCTTCCATTGCCACACGGCACAATCATCTACCAGGGCGTATGAGATCACGCTCAGCAGCCTCCGTGGAAGGGGCCCGGCGGTCTCCATGGTGGCGCTGTGCCACCGTGACACCTCCAACTGGAACCCGGCCCACCCGGCCTTCGAGATGCTGGGCACCCAGCCCGGCGGCGCGCCGGTGTGCCACTTCATGCCGTACGCCAACCTGGTGTTCGGCgtgaaggcctag
- the LOC133904444 gene encoding serine carboxypeptidase-like 50: MAPPPLFSLLFLLVVVVGATFTAAAEVVFPREALPTKSGYLPIPSANASLYFAFYEATHPLTPPDSTPLLVWLEGGPGCAAMLSNFLQFGTYLIVGGSNGSSSLAPNPFAWNRRFGILFLDSPLGSGFSAAPSPAAIPTDQSVIAEHILAALQSFFSVQPGFRARPLFLTGESYAGKSLPTTGALILTVNPTLPEHRRINLRGVAIGNGWVHPVATLTTHADTAYFMGLINARQKRELEAMQLEAVALTRAERWSEASNAEENLMSWLQNVTGLATVFDVGVQSATALDIAGLGVFLNRAEVKAALGARSDVALEICSAAVGAALHDDVMKSAKPGVEALLREPTMRVLLYEGIRDLKVGVVTTEAWLREVEWDGLAAFLDADRAVWRSSRGRLAGYVQSHGALTHVAVYGAGHFVPASQGRASQEMIEDWVSGTGLFGGGGTA; the protein is encoded by the coding sequence ATGGCACCCCCTCCGCTGttctccctcctcttcctcctagtGGTCGTTGTTGGCGCCACCTTCACAGCTGCTGCGGAAGTAGTGTTCCCCAGAGAGGCGCTCCCGACCAAGTCGGGCTACCTCCCCATCCCGTCCGCCAACGCCTCGCTCTACTTCGCCTTCTACGAGGCCACCCATCCGCTCACCCCGCCGGACTCCACGCCGCTGCTCGTTTGGCTGGAGGGCGGCCCCGGCTGCGCCGCCATGCTCAGTAACTTCCTCCAGTTCGGCACCTACCTGATCGTCGGCGGCTCGAACGGCTCCAGCTCCCTCGCGCCCAACCCCTTCGCGTGGAACCGGCGCTTCGGGATCCTCTTCCTCGACAGCCCGCTCGGCTCCGGCTTCAGCGCCGCGCCGTCCCCAGCTGCCATCCCCACCGACCAGTCCGTCATCGCAGAGCACATCCTCGCCGCGCTCCAGTCGTTTTTCTCTGTCCAACCGGGCTTCCGCGCCCGTCCGCTCTTCCTGACCGGCGAGAGCTACGCCGGGAAGTCCCTCCCCACCACCGGCGCTCTCATACTGACAGTGAATCCCACGCTGCCGGAGCACAGGAGGATCAACCTGCGCGGCGTGGCCATCGGCAACGGGTGGGTCCACCCCGTCGCGACGCTCACCACGCACGCCGACACGGCGTACTTCATGGGGCTGATCAACGCGAGGCAGAAGCGGGAGCTGGAGGCCATGCAGTTGGAGGCGGTGGCGCTGACGAGGGCTGAGAGGTGGAGCGAGGCGTCGAACGCTGAAGAGAACCTGATGTCGTGGCTGCAGAACGTCACGGGGCTCGCGACGGTCTTCGACGTGGGCGTGCAGAGTGCTACCGCTCTCGACATCGCTGGGCTGGGGGTGTTCCTGAACAGGGCCGAGGTGAAGGCCGCTCTGGGCGCCCGGAGCGACGTGGCGCTGGAGATATGCAGCGCGGCCGTGGGCGCGGCGCTGCACGACGACGTGATGAAGAGCGCGAAGCCGGGGGTGGAGGCGCTGCTGCGGGAGCCGACGATGCGCGTCCTCCTGTACGAGGGGATCCGCGACCTGAAGGTCGGGGTGGTGACCACGGAGGCGTGGCTGCGGGAGGTGGAGTGGGACGGGCTGGCCGCGTTCCTCGACGCCGACCGCGCCGTGTGGCGGAGCAGCCGAGGGAGGCTCGCCGGGTACGTGCAGAGCCACGGTGCGCTCACGCACGTGGCGGTGTACGGAGCCGGGCACTTCGTGCCGGCGTCTCAGGGGCGTGCGTCGCAGGAGATGATCGAGGACTGGGTGTCAGGGACAGGGCTGTTCGGTGGCGGCGGGACTGCATAG
- the LOC133905097 gene encoding protein RAFTIN 1B-like — MHPSALLLVLVAAGIAGVRGHPAAAGTPAARFWEEVLPGTPMPEAIAELVQEGIDRSPLKERYAAPYFLPSACLGYTYQITCGKPPPSEEAEAVTGLFFHEAQVRTGSVMTVSFPPAATPAILPRDVAEKVPFASVTDVLTTFNIPPRSAEAMQVRDTLRGCRAPPLAGEQKACATSLEGTVRSAMGMLGTTTSGKVWAAASALPRDGLPRQEYVVSAVSPLDGDRHVACHDEPYPYAVFQCHMTGRSSTKAYMITLSGRSPAVTMAALCHRDTSNWNPAHPAFEMLGTQPGGAPVCHFMPYANLVFGEKTGFH, encoded by the exons ATGCATCCGTCCGCGCTTCTTCTGGTCTTGGTGGCCGCCGGAATCGCCGGGGTGCGTGgccaccccgccgccgccggcactCCGGCGGCCCGGTTCTGGGAGGAGGTCCTCCCGGGCACGCCGATGCCGGAGGCCATTGCAGAACTCGTCCAGGAAG GCATTGATCGCTCGCCACTCAAGGAGCGCTACGCTGCCCCCTACTTCTTGCCCAGCGCCTGCCTAGGCTACACGTACCAGATCACCTGCGGCAAGCCGCcgccgagcgaggaggccgaggCGGTGACGGGGCTCTTCTTCCACGAGGCACAGGTGCGCACAGGCAGCGTCATGACGGTCTCCTTCCCGCCAGCGGCTACGCCGGCCATCCTCCCGCGCGATGTCGCCGAGAAGGTCCCCTTCGCCAGCGTCACAGACGTGCTCACCACGTTCAACATCCCGCCGCGGTCCGCCGAGGCGATGCAGGTGCGCGACACCCTGCGCGGGTGCCgcgcgccgccgctcgccggggAGCAGAAGGCCTGCGCCACGTCCCTGGAAGGCACCGTGCGGAGCGCCATGGGCATGCTAGGCACGACCACCAGCGGCAAGGTGTGGGCGGCCGCGTCGGCGCTGCCCCGCGACGGTCTGCCCCGGCAGGAGTACGTGGTCAGCGCGGTCTCCCCACTCGACGGCGACCGACACGTGGCCTGCCACGACGAGCCGTACCCGTATGCCGTCTTCCAGTGCCACATGACGGGGCGCTCGTCGACCAAGGCGTACATGATCACGCTTAGTGGACGCAGTCCGGCGGTCACCATGGCGGCGCTCTGCCACCGCGACACCTCCAACTGGAATCCGGCGCACCCGGCCTTCGAGATGCTGGGCACCCAGCCCGGCGGCGCGCCGGTGTGCCACTTCATGCCGTACGCCAATCTGGTGTTCGGCGAGAAGACGGGCTTCCACTAG